Proteins from a genomic interval of Triplophysa dalaica isolate WHDGS20190420 chromosome 13, ASM1584641v1, whole genome shotgun sequence:
- the pln gene encoding cardiac phospholamban, which translates to MEKVQHMTRAAMRRASNMELPQQAKQNMQDLFVNFCLILICLLLIYIIVLLISFHGM; encoded by the exons ATGGAGAAGGTGCAGCACATGACGCGGGCGGCCATGCGGCGGGCGTCCAACATGGAGCTTCCCCAGCAGGCCAAGCAAAACATGCAGGATCTCTTCGTCAACTTCTGCCTCATCCTCATCTGCCTGCTTCTCATCTACATCATTGTCTTGCTAAT CTCTTTCCACGGCATGTGA